In Paenibacillus durus, the DNA window CGGGAGGGTAGTTCCGGTCTTCTCAAAAGCGTTTCGGATGCCGATGCTGCCGGCTTTTACATTCAAGGTATCCTGTGAAGTTTCGAGCAGCAGAGCATCCACGCCGCCTTCGATCAGGGCAACCGCCTGCTCCTCATAGCTTTCCGTCAGTTCGATAAACGTCAAACCACCTGTAACGGACAGCGTTTTAGTAGTTGGCCCCATTGCGCCTACGACATAACGCGGACGGTCCGGGGAGTCGTATTTATCGGCAGCTTCCCTGGCGATCGCCGCTGCGGCGAGGTTGATTTCACGCGCTCTTTGCGGGATATCATAATCCGCAAGCACCACCGAGGTTGCTCCAAACGTGTTTGTCTCAATCAAATCTGCGCCGGCTTCCAGGTAAGTTTCATGAATATTTCGAATGACTTCGGGTCTGGTCAGCACGAGCATCTCGTTGCAGCCCTCAAGATCATCTCCGCCAAAATCCTCCCCGGTCAGAGGAACTTGCTGTATCATCGTGCCCATAGCACCGTCTAATATCAGAATGCGCTGCTCCAGCGCTTCTGCAAGTGTAGGTTTAGCCACTTTCCAATCCCTCCAGTAAAACATTAGAGTAAGTTTAGCAGAATAAAGGGAATTCGGAAAGTCTCCCGCCATTGATTACCGCTTAACGGTCAATGATTTTGTCGGCATCGAATGCTGCGTTCGGGCAGTTACATGCAGGGTCACACTGTAGCTCCCCGCCTCCGCCAGCATTCCTTTAGCCGTATAATTCCCTTGGCCGACCGGCGTACCGGTAAGCTTAAGCTTTTTTGACGCATCAGTGTTATTTACAACTTCAAACCGTACTTCCTTGGCATCATCTACTGGCTCACTGCCCTGAGTTACTCTCGCTTTAAAAGTAATTTCCTGAGTAACCACCGCCTCTGGCGGACTCCAGTAGAGCTCTACCTTGATCGGCTCCATTGACATCTCGGACATGTTCATGCCGGAATGATTATTTCTCCCGGAAGAACAGCCTATCAGCGCTCCGGCAAGCACCAGGAATAATAGATCCCATTTTGCGAATGGCCTCAGCATATGCAGCCCTCCTGGATAGCCTCTATTTCGTACGGTTTGTTGATTACATCTTACGTTAATCTTACGTTAAGTCTGCCTTTCTTATTATACATGGATTGACCGTCTTTGACAGCCAACTACGCGCCGTTTTCCATAGAAATGAGATATTTGTCACACATCCGGTTTAATCTTCCATATAAAAGACCGATACCCTGTCATGCAAGATACCGGTCACGAAACGAACGATATAAAGTTAGAGACTTTGAACCAAAGGAAGCAGCTCCGACAAATGCTTGATTTCATAATGAGGGATAATTTCCGGGTCGGATGGTTTGCCGGTGCGATTGATCCATACTGTTGTAAGTCCTGCGGCCAAACCGCCGCGAATATCAGTCGTAAGCTTGTCTCCAACCATAATTCCCTGTTCCGGTGCGATATCCAGCCGCTTCAGCGCATGCTCGAAAATCGCTACGTCAGGCTTGCCCTTCCCAAAAGTCCCTGAAATGACAATATGATCAAAGAAAGGAATCAACTCGGGTACCCCATCCAGCTTCTCCTGCTGAAGGGCCGGACAGCCGTTGGTCAGCAGCAGCAGCTTTACCTTCCCGCGAAGCGCAGCCAGAATTTCCAGCGTCTCTTCATAGATGTAGGGACGGCTCCGGCGTTCCGAGGCAAAGCGAGCAGCGAGTGTCTCCGCCAGGCTCTCATCGTCAATTCCCACGGCGGCAAGTCCGCGGCGCCAGGATTCCTTCCGGTAATTTGGAGCAAGCTGCTCCAGCTTCCGGAACTGCTCCTGCTCTCCGGCAGTAAAATTCGCCCACAGTGCTTCAAACGGATTAATTCCGATCATCTGCGTAAAAGGAAAGGTCTCGTAAGATTCATAGAGACTTCTCGCTTCCCGTCTAACTGCGGCTTCCAGTTCCTTCGAGTCCACGGTTTCACCCGCCGCTTTGCAGGCGTATTCAAAAGCTTCCTCAATGCTTCGCTCATCCCATAAAAGAGTATCATCCAAATCAAACAGTACGGCCGCAATCGGCATTCCACTACTCCCTCTCTATAATAAACTTTACAATTATTGCTCTATACTATTTGCGCTCCACAGGAATACGGTTTTGCTCACCAAAACGCTCCATCCGCTCACCCATGACAGCCGTGTCATAACGGTTAATCAACCGCGAGAAAATCCACTGCCCCCGCTTAGCTTTGGGCTTAATGCGAATGGAGCCGCGGGATATGA includes these proteins:
- a CDS encoding FixH family protein; the encoded protein is MLRPFAKWDLLFLVLAGALIGCSSGRNNHSGMNMSEMSMEPIKVELYWSPPEAVVTQEITFKARVTQGSEPVDDAKEVRFEVVNNTDASKKLKLTGTPVGQGNYTAKGMLAEAGSYSVTLHVTARTQHSMPTKSLTVKR
- a CDS encoding HAD family hydrolase → MPIAAVLFDLDDTLLWDERSIEEAFEYACKAAGETVDSKELEAAVRREARSLYESYETFPFTQMIGINPFEALWANFTAGEQEQFRKLEQLAPNYRKESWRRGLAAVGIDDESLAETLAARFASERRSRPYIYEETLEILAALRGKVKLLLLTNGCPALQQEKLDGVPELIPFFDHIVISGTFGKGKPDVAIFEHALKRLDIAPEQGIMVGDKLTTDIRGGLAAGLTTVWINRTGKPSDPEIIPHYEIKHLSELLPLVQSL